The following nucleotide sequence is from Capra hircus breed San Clemente chromosome 16, ASM170441v1, whole genome shotgun sequence.
AGGCCCGGATGCCAGTGCACCTGCGGCAGGAGGAGCCCGTGTGGCTAGAGGGCACCAAGCTGTGCTATTACCCACCGCCCTCTGTGCCTGGCCCGGTGGAGCCCGGCTTCATGTGCGTGGACATAGGCCCAAGCAAGCCCGCTGAGCCTGCTGTGCCTGTGCCCaccccaggccccgcccaccgTCGGGGGCCCCTGGCCCGCTGCTGGGCACGCTGCAGGGACTGGAGGCGCGTGGCACTCATCACAGCCCTGCTGCTCCTGCTCTTCTGTGTGGTTCTCTGGCCCGTGCAGTGTGCACTCAAGACTGGGAGCCTGCGCTGCCTCCCCCGGCCGCCCTCCACCGCCGCCACCACCTCCTCGCTCCGGTCCCTGGCGGACAATTAGTGTCACCACTCCCACCCAGCCCACCCCTTCAggatcccagaggagcccccacgTCTCTGAGGAACCCCACCCCATTCAGCACACACAACCCTTCGCTCTCTGGGGCTGGGTCCTATTGGGTGGACAAAATGGTCCCCGGAGCTTCCAAGAATCAGATTGCTATGGGCTCCAGAGACCACCTCCCTAACCCCCATCttgtagatggggaaactgagcccCAGAAGAGACAGCTTGGCAAGGCCCCTCCCTGTCCACACTGTGAATCACCTGTAGGACCTACTCCTTGCTGAAAAGGGAGGCTGCTTGCCACCCTCATCTTATTTTCACATTTCACCATGGTTCCTCGCTTCCCCAGGCAGGGCTGGCCCCTTCCCTTGGGTGGCCACGGGGACAGAGGGCAGTGGCAGGGAGCCCAGCTCCCCAGTGCCCATCCTGCCATcctgaattgtacatttttaaataaaccatTTTGTACCCACAATTGATAAGGGGTCCTCACCCTCTGTGTTCTTTCTTGTACTATTAAGCCCCTCTCTCCAGAAAAGTCCAGTCTGCCCCTTCCACAAAGGCTCTGAAAAGGACACCTCCTGGACTGGACTCCCAGCAGCCCCTAGCATGTGTGGCCCAAGTTCTAGGGGGTCCAACTCCGGTCCTGCCTGCGCTGTGGATGGGCTGGAGCAGTTCTGGGCTTGGCTGTCTCGCGGGGCTGAGAGGCTGCCTGAGGGAGACAGGGAGGGCCGGGAGAACCTGGGGCAGCGGGTACCGGGATGGGGCCTTGGCCTGGTCCAGAGTCCTTCCCACCCCCACTGTGGTCACAACAGGCTGCAACCCCCAGAAGTCATGATCCCACAGCCCTGCCCAGAGCCCTGAGTGGAGGGCTACAGGACCTCACGACCCCTGGGAACCGAGGCTCAAGGGTGCACAGAAGCAGAGGTGGCGACAACCAGCGTATCCTGACGATCTACAGGCCTCAGGTTCCTCCAGCAGAGAAGGGCCAGACCTGGCTGGTGAAGCGAGCATCCTGGGGGATGGGCGGGAGTCCTGCCACCCCACCCATCCCCCACCCAGTACTGCTATCAGTCCAGGAATCCTGCACCGCCAAGCTGGCATGACGAAGAGAGGCCAAGCCAGTTCTGGCTTGCATAGGTCTCAGCCTCCTCATTCCTCACCCCAAAGCCCAGGACTTCCTGCTCCAACCAGCTGCACCTCTGGCTCAGAAAGACCCTGGGGAATTGGGCCCAGTCATAGGGACCCACAGATACCCTTTCTCCAAGCCCCAACAAAGATGCAGAACTGAGAAGGGATTTTACTGAGGAGACCAGAAAGTCACAGGGCCATCCATAATGGGAGGGTGCCAGTGTGGACCACAAGCCAGTGACATCGCATCGTCACAAACGAGTCATGCGCTCACGGAGCCTCACCCTCCTCGCTGTGGTCAGATGAGCACGTCACATATTCCCTCATTTAACAAGCATTTATCTACGCATGACTGCAATGTGACAGTCTGGGTTAGGTCTGGATGTGAGAGGACTGAGCCACTGGCAGGCCACAGCCTAGACCACGGCTGTAGGCCGGGCTGAGAAGGAACTCTGAAGGGGCGGGGGCACTCAGAAAGCAGGGAGAGGGTCACAAATGCTGGTGAACAAACTGGCACTCACTTGCTGGTCTCGTGTCCCACATACAGATTGACCCTCAGACATGTAGCACACGTCTTTACTGCAACGTGCAGTTGGTCACTGGTGGCCTCCCAAACTGAGTCAAACCGCAGCCCTGCAGCTctgcctcccctcctccaggagtgCCAGGGCCACGGGATCTGCCCGCCCCTCACCATTTCTGGGCGTGCAGACCTGGTCAGGGAGTGTCTGAGCGGCAGACCCGGGACCCCACCCCCATtctcacccccatccccaccccgacTCCGCGGCGCTCAGGGCTGGGCGCCTGTCTGCACAATCCTAAACAGTCTTTTGGAGGAACGCGGAGGCCGGCCTTGCTGGGCTCCCGCCTTCTTGCATGGCTCCAGCCCCAGTCGGGGCACGCGCACGAGGGGCTCTTACGGCTCTAGGCCCTGCAGGTTCTCATACTCGTGGCTGGGGGCCTCCCGGGTCCTGCTGGCGGAGACAGAGTTCGACTGGGGCCCACCTGCGATCCCGCCCCCCGGTCACGCCCCCAAGCCCAGGCCACGCCCCCGAGGCCTTCctgttcccctcccccaccccgccgccGCCCCGGGCCGGGACTCTGCCCTCCACAGTCCCTGATGCTCCACTCACGCCGCCGGCGCCCGGGACGGCGCGGGTCCGGGGCTACAGCCGGGGTCGGCGGGCGAGACGCCCAGGTTCAGTGAGCCGCGCTCCTCCGGCCGCTCACGCTGAGGGGAGGGGCCCCTGGTCACCATGGTGATGCCAGGGCAGGCtccgccccggcccggccccgcccccacagGCTTGCGAAGGCGCAGCTGTTCACCCTGGATGTATCGCTGCAGCGCCAGGTACACGAACTTGTACTGCGCCTCGGTCTGCACCATCCCCGAGCGCTGCCGCCGCACTAGTTGGATCGTCTTGGGGACGTCAATGTCGCAGTCTAACCCTGGGGAGGAGCATGCTCAGGGCGGAGAGGGGCCGGCAGGGTAAAGGTGGGATGGTTAGATGCAAGGGGCGGGACCGGCAAGCATAGGGGGCGGGGCTACGTGGGGCGGAGTCTTCCTGGGGCTGCTCACCCTGCCTGCGAATGACGTCCACCAGGATGTCAATCACAATGATGGTGCCAGTGCGTCCGATGCCAGCGCTGTTGGGACGGACCAAAGAGGCCTGTGGCCAGTTGACAGGACAGAGCCGTGGCCCCTTCCCCTGTCGCACCTGTACCGCTGGCCCCGCCCCATCCCTGGTCGCACCTGCAATGGACTACCATGGGTCCGGCCCCCGGCATGCTGCTCTGGGCCCGGTTCACCTCGTCCAGGAAGCTAAGGACGCCGGTGGGCTCGGCCGGGACGCCGTGGTCCGGCCAACTGAAGTACTGGTAGTGCTTCACTGTGCGCGGCGACTCCTCCTGGGCAGGGTGGGCTGGTGAGTGCCAGCTGGGAGGTCTGGGCTGTCCCAAGCGCCTCGGGCTGCTGTGACCCTTGGCTGGGAGGGGCACACGGACTGAACCGGGGAGAGACAGGGCGAGGCCCAGCGGGGTTTGCCAGAAGGAGTGACCAGCAGGACCCAGACAGagtgggagggagtgggaggaaaAGATGGGATTCAGGGCTTGGAGGACCCGTAGATGGCCCCAGGCAGCCCAGGTGCctggggaaaggaagaaagatggtCCTGGGGAGGAGCAGTTTCCAGGAACTTCATTCTATTTAACAAGGGCCAAACGCAGAGGCTTGCAGGAGCCCCAGTGGTTATCAAAGGAAACCAGCCAGGAGGGAAATGTGCCTGGGAGGGGAACTGGCTAGGAGGGAAATGTGCCtgggagaggaacaggcaccAGTGGCATACAAAGAAGGCCGAAGGTACTGAGACGCCCAGGGAGGAACTGGAAGGAGAGGCCTGTATGGGTGTGAGGCCACCCTGCAGCCAGACAGCTGGGTTGAGAACTTGCCTGACTGGGATCACTGCCCAGCAAGGCCCAGGCCAGCATTTTGCCCACTGGGTTGAGCGATGTGGAAGCCACCAAAGCCAGTGGGGTTGGGTGGAGGCTGGGCCAGCCCAGCGCAGACCTGGGGACTTCCTGAGCACGTCACCCTGGTCCCAAGGCTCCTGGGGCTCTTCAGGCTCACCTGGTCTGGCCTCCACACCTGCAGCTCCCGCACACAATAGCCCTGGGCCCAGTGCTCAGCCATGTTGCACACATGCAGGTGGCCGTACTCTTGGCTGCCGTGCAACTCTGGCCAGTATCGGAAACACTtgttctggggggtgggggcatggcATTAGCCATGTTGGAAGACCACCAGCACCCATGCCCCTCCTTCCCTGAGGGGCACACACAGGGTCTCTCTAGGGCCCTCGCTGTGTCCCAGCATCTCTAAGACTGAAGAAGCAAAGCTGGGCCAGCTCCAACACAGGTCCAGTGGGGCACACGGCAGGAGGATGGAAGGAACATGAGCTAGAGCTCCTACCCGGCCTCGCTccacctccctggtggtcatgACGATGACACGTGTGTTCTCCTGGTGCACCATGGCCCAGAAAGCAGCCACTGTAGTCGGCAGACAGCCCTGTGTGGCAATGTACACCTTGCCCAGTCCATGGCCTGGCTTCTCCTCTGGGTCACTCTGAAAGAAGGTGGGGTCAGCTGCCTGGTCTTTCCAGGAATTAAAGTGCCAGAGGACCAATTCAAGTTGATGCAAATGATATGCAAAGTAGCCAAAGTGGCTCACACACAGTCCATGGAGGGTGGAAGGGGCTTAGAACCAATATTTAATCCAGTATTTTCTGGATTTGCCCCTCTGAGGACCCAGTGCAGACTGCTGCACCCTTCCCGAGTATCTGTTATCTTTCCAAAGTCCACAGACCACTCCAGGAGCTCCAGGCTCATTATTATGGGGAATGGAGTGACCAGGGTTTGATTCATGTAGGCCACAGGCGCAGCAGGCCAAGTACCCACCCTGATGTAGTTGGCATTGATGTAGTCGGCTCCAGGCACTCTGTCATCCACATCATGAAGGATGACACGAGTGGTATCAACTGAGAAGGGAAGATATAGCTCAGGTCTCCAGGGAAGAGGGATCCCCGCTGACCTGTGGTGAGCAGAGGCAGAGGACGAAGGGGCAAGAGAGGGCATCGCACCAGTGGTGGGGAATGACCCCTTCCTCCACCCCCAGGACCCCTCTGCCAGATGGGCCCTGCACTTGGTGGGTGAGGACCTGGTCCCCATgtgaccccagccccagcctcacaGGGAAGGATGTTCTTGTATCGATTCTTGGGCTTGTTCTCCGGCCGCTGGCCTTCCTTCCGGGGGTACAGGAGCCGGCATTCCTGCTGCTGCAGCATCTGGAGGAGTGGGGCTTTAGCCTGCAGCCCCGACCTTTCCCCAGAGCCCTCAACACCCGCCTTACACACCCTGACCCACACCCCTCCGCAGCCCAGAGGACGGGAGTCTGAGGGGGGGGCAGTGGGCAACAGGCCGACACCTCAAACTCCTCCCAGAAGCCCTGTTTGGCCTTCTCGCTGGCATCCGTGGCCTCGCTGAGCTCCTGCACACGGCTCTCAATGCTCGCAGGGCTGATTCTTGTGGCCTTGAGGGGCTGGCAAGTAGAAGCTCGAGTCCAAGCTTAGCAAGGCCCAGTGGACCCCAGAGCGCCCTGGCCCCCACCCTTGCCTTCAGCCACCCTTGCCCCAGCACTGCCTGGTGCCCTCTTTCCCTGGTGGGGCTATGCCAGAGTCCCTTGTCTCCCAGAGGGAGAAGCTCACTCAGACCCCTAAGTTCAGGTGCCTGGAGACATACCTGCCGGAGATGCACCACAACCCCTGACCTCTCCACCATGGGGTTCTTCCTGTAGCGCTCCACCAGATCTCCAAGGGTGTCGAACTGCTCACCACCTCCCACGTCGTACTTCCCATCTGGCTGTGGGGTGGCAGTGAGGGCCTGGTGGCTACCCCCTCCCCAagccacacccccaaccccacccccgccTCTTACCTGGAAGTGGATCATGATGTGGGTGACGCGTGGCTGGCGGTCTGCCCTGTCCAGCTGCTGCGTGAGCACTGACAGCACAAAGTCCCCAGGTTTGCTCTGACTCTCCCGAACCAGGAAGCTGCCTGGACGCCCTTTCTCCATCAGCAGCTTCTCAGCCTCCTTCCCAGACAGATGCCCATGATACCACCTGGCCCAGGGCAACACACGTGAGAAAGGAGGCCCTGGACTGGACAGGTGAGGGGCACAGACCCACAGGTAGCTGAAGTCTCTGAGGCACAGACACCAAGAGACACACACAGCCACCCAGACCTCGTGGGCCCCGGGAAGCACCCACACCGAGGCCAACCTGGGTCAGCCCTGCCCGCCTCTCAACCCTTCTGCAAGCCTCCAAACCTCCTCCAACCTAGAAAGTGGCAGGAGGCGGGACCCTCAGGCCCTGCAGGGCCCCATAGTGGCCACCAGGTGGCAGCCTAGTCCTCAGCAAGGAgggggccaggccaggccagccccACCCAGCTTCCTCAGCAGGTGCAGCTGGCTCAGGCCTCCGCAGTGCAGCCAGGGAAACCGAGGCTGGTCCCCAGGTCACCAGCCAGGCAGGCAGAGAGGAGGCCGGCTGCAGCTCTTCCACAGGCACCCCTCTGTGCCTGGTGCCTGGGACCTGGAGAACCAAGGCCAAAACCCCTAAGGAGGGAGTGCTTTATACTCCCTCAACTCTGCCACAGTGGTGCCCAAGCCTGACCTTGAGTCCTGGGGGCAGAAGAAATCCAGAGGCCGTGTCCATCAACCCCTGCCCCTCGGACCCTCGCACACACACAAGTGCAGACACAGATGTCGGCCAGATGCAGACGCAGCCGCTCACCGTTCCGACGTGGGGTCCTGGCAGCCCAGCGGGTGCCGGAGCTCCACGGGGGCCCCGCCACGCTCTCGGAGCAGCCCCGCATGCTGGCCTGTGTAGTGCTGCACCAGCTCAGCCAGTGTCGCGAACTTCTCCCCTCCATACAGATCGTAGTAGTCACCTGTGTTCTGGATCTTGATGTGAGTCACCTCATCATGGCGCCTGGAAGGGCCAGTGCACCAGCTGCCATCAGGGCCACTGTTCCCACCAACCACCCTCCTTCCCATGAGCACTCAGCTTCCCGAATAGCCCCAGGGGTGTTCTTGCCCTGATGTCTTGGCCTCTGCCATCCCTCTGCCCAGAACAGCTACAGTCAAAGTCAGCTCCCTCCCTTCTGCAGGTTCCTGCCCAGTTAGTGTTCAGGCCTCACCCTGGGTGGCAGGCACCCTGCCCCCATTGCCCTCGGGGCAGCCAGGACTGGGTTTGGCGACTACAGGCTTAACTCTCCCTTGGCCTGGTGGCCGAGGCTGGGGCAGCCTCTCAGGACAGACTCTGCCTCACCCCAGACCACCTCCCCAGGGGCTCTGAAGGACAGGGACTGGACTGATTCTCCCAGGTGCCCAATGTGGCTGGGGAAGCCCCAGGTAAGAACAGAACGCCTGTCTCTCGGGTGAGGGAAATCCACCCCGAGGACTCGTCCCACCTGCTGCCTCAGGTTTAGCAGAAAACCCAGAAAAACTTGGAGTGCTTTGGGAAGACCCCACCTCCCCAGACTCTAGACTGACCTGCCTCATGCAGGGCGGACATGGGTCTGGCTGTCCACTCTGCTGGTCGTGGCCCCTCCTGCCCATCTTCCCTACACATTGGCTTTTGTAGGGCTCTGGGCAGATCTCCAGTGAGCAACATCCTCATCAGATGGAGGTACAATTATGGCCAGTGAGGCCCCTCAGAGGGATGAGGGCATCTTGCTGACCAGGGCCCACCACACTGAGCCATCCCTGAAGGTCTAAGTGGCCCCTCCTGGCCCCTCCTGCCCAGGGGCCACCTGGCCAGAACACCAGAACCCCCAGATCTTGCATGTCTAGCCCCCAGCAGAGGTCCCTGCTGCTCAGAATGCTGTCCACCAGCTCTCTGGGAGGACTAGGGAGCCTGACCCCCTGCTGTGCCCTCAGCTGAGGTTATTGCCACCCCTTGAGGTCCCCTGGGGCCTCAGGCCTGTCCACCCTGCACCACTCACCCACCTGACAGACAGTGTGAAGCCCCCGGGGCAGCTCTTGCTGGGTCTTGCCAGGAAGCTTCCGTGCTGGCCACTGGACATGAGTAGCTGCTCAGCTTCAACTCCGCTGATGTTGGGGTGAAACCACCTGAAATGAAGAGGGAGAGCTGCTGATGAGAGAGCTGGGAGATATTGGGCCATCCTGACCACACCCACGATGCCCACTGGGGCCGCCCTGTGCCGACCCCCATCCTTGGTCTGTGACCACAGGGTCTGGggtctgtggggaaggaggtgaggcTGGGAGTGACCAGGGACATAAATGGGCAGAACCTTTCCCACAGTGGCAGGTGGGCAGGGCAGACATCCCCTCCCAGAAGGACACCAGCAGGAACCTCAACTCTAGCCCTCTGCTGTCTCTCCCCCACTCACTGCCCACCGGGCATCCCAGCTCGGCCAAAGGCACTCGGGATCCCCCATGGCCACCCAGAGCTCCCTTCCTCCCCTGACAGCCTGGCAGCGGACCGCgggggccccgcccctcccgcctTCACCCCTCTCCTGAGGCACACTGGCAGGTCTTGTCAGTCATTTGAGCAACGCCCCTGGGAGAAGAGCACAGCCCACAGGCCCAGGTCCACCCTCCACCTGCTGCTGCCCACCAGCCTCCGCCCCTCACCACACAAGGCCGTGCACCGCAGGGCTCCCTGTACCAGCTGTTCTCTGCTCCCGGCCCACACTGCGTGACCGAGCCCCTCTCCCCTCACTCTTGGATGCGTATTCTGCTTCATTGTTCTTCATAGCCGTCCTGACATACATTACATATTTATTGGCTTATCTGTCTCCTACGGGAGGATTTAAGTTCCACGAGGGGTGAAAACATTCCGTGCAATGTGTACACCAGGGTAGAAAACAGAGCCTGGGTATTAAAAAAACAGACGTGAATTCAGAAGTGAATGATTAATGAACCCaaggtgggtggtgggtggtgggtgagCTGGGCTGGGTAGCTGGCAGGAGCAGGTCAGGAAGGCAGAGAGTCATCATTTATTCTGCTGGAGGTCCAGGCTGAGAGGGGCTCAACCCTGCCCTCCCCTGC
It contains:
- the RNF223 gene encoding RING finger protein 223 — protein: MSSSPQVWHTTMPPTSRSSPTATVPRSPSSASSPRSPGTPGSERVASPLECSICFSGYDNIFKTPKELSCTHVFCLECLARLAAAQPTGQPGSEAVPCPFCRQPTAVPAAGAPALRTSRQLQARMPVHLRQEEPVWLEGTKLCYYPPPSVPGPVEPGFMCVDIGPSKPAEPAVPVPTPGPAHRRGPLARCWARCRDWRRVALITALLLLLFCVVLWPVQCALKTGSLRCLPRPPSTAATTSSLRSLADN
- the LOC102169118 gene encoding tyrosine-protein phosphatase non-receptor type 11 codes for the protein MAQYLPALSSAALPLHFRWFHPNISGVEAEQLLMSSGQHGSFLARPSKSCPGGFTLSVRRHDEVTHIKIQNTGDYYDLYGGEKFATLAELVQHYTGQHAGLLRERGGAPVELRHPLGCQDPTSERWYHGHLSGKEAEKLLMEKGRPGSFLVRESQSKPGDFVLSVLTQQLDRADRQPRVTHIMIHFQPDGKYDVGGGEQFDTLGDLVERYRKNPMVERSGVVVHLRQPLKATRISPASIESRVQELSEATDASEKAKQGFWEEFEMLQQQECRLLYPRKEGQRPENKPKNRYKNILPFDTTRVILHDVDDRVPGADYINANYIRSDPEEKPGHGLGKVYIATQGCLPTTVAAFWAMVHQENTRVIVMTTREVERGRNKCFRYWPELHGSQEYGHLHVCNMAEHWAQGYCVRELQVWRPDQEESPRTVKHYQYFSWPDHGVPAEPTGVLSFLDEVNRAQSSMPGAGPMVVHCSAGIGRTGTIIVIDILVDVIRRQGLDCDIDVPKTIQLVRRQRSGMVQTEAQYKFVYLALQRYIQGEQLRLRKPVGAGPGRGGACPGITMVTRGPSPQRERPEERGSLNLGVSPADPGCSPGPAPSRAPAATREAPSHEYENLQGLEP